A genomic segment from Myxococcota bacterium encodes:
- a CDS encoding FAD-linked oxidase C-terminal domain-containing protein produces MDGFVELLRAIVGPGAVLAREEELLVYECDGLTLGGVRPRAVVLPASTSEVAGVVRACRDAGVPFVPRGAGTGLSGGAHPVEGSVVVECSRMKELVEVNVADRVAVVQPGLVNAELSKAVRRYGLFYAPDPSSQQACTIGGNVAENSGGPHTLAYGTTTNHVLALELVLPDGEVVRLGSPTGFGEGLDLVGAVVGSEGTLGIVTEVTVRLTPIPERVETLLAVFPDVVTACRAVGEVIGSGLVPAALEIVDQRTIRAIESSVYAAGLPLDAGAILIAELDGPAVALGPQVERVERAARECGAREVRVARDERERQEFWKARKGAFGAMGRLAPDLFVHDAVVPRAKLPEILERVCEIGDRHGLTLSNVFHAGDGNLHPNISFDRRDPDELARVIAAGEEILALCVAAGGVITGEHGVGVEKRDYMKLVFSDEDLLPMHHLRDAFDPERRCNPGKLVPTTRFCVEADPKARGYDAVPLS; encoded by the coding sequence ATGGATGGGTTCGTCGAGCTGTTGCGGGCGATCGTGGGGCCGGGGGCGGTGCTGGCTCGGGAGGAGGAGCTGCTCGTCTATGAGTGCGACGGGCTGACGCTCGGCGGGGTGCGGCCTCGGGCGGTGGTGTTGCCGGCGAGTACGTCGGAGGTGGCGGGCGTCGTTCGGGCGTGTCGGGATGCGGGGGTTCCGTTCGTGCCGCGGGGTGCGGGAACGGGGCTCTCGGGCGGGGCGCATCCGGTCGAGGGGAGCGTCGTCGTCGAGTGCTCGCGGATGAAGGAGCTGGTCGAGGTCAACGTGGCCGACCGGGTCGCGGTCGTGCAGCCGGGCCTCGTGAATGCGGAGCTGTCGAAGGCAGTGCGGCGGTACGGGCTCTTCTACGCGCCCGACCCTTCGAGCCAGCAGGCGTGCACGATCGGCGGGAACGTCGCCGAGAACTCGGGCGGGCCGCACACGCTGGCCTACGGCACGACGACGAACCACGTGCTCGCGCTCGAGCTGGTGCTGCCCGACGGCGAGGTGGTGCGGCTCGGGTCGCCGACGGGCTTCGGCGAGGGGCTCGATCTCGTCGGCGCGGTCGTCGGGAGCGAGGGCACGCTCGGCATCGTCACCGAGGTGACGGTGCGGTTGACGCCGATTCCCGAGCGCGTCGAGACGCTGCTCGCGGTGTTCCCGGACGTGGTGACGGCGTGCCGCGCGGTCGGCGAGGTGATCGGCAGCGGGCTCGTGCCGGCGGCGCTCGAGATCGTCGACCAGCGCACGATCCGCGCGATCGAGAGCTCGGTGTACGCGGCGGGCCTGCCGCTCGACGCGGGGGCGATCCTGATCGCGGAGCTCGACGGCCCGGCCGTCGCGCTCGGGCCGCAGGTCGAGCGCGTCGAGCGCGCGGCGCGGGAGTGCGGCGCGCGCGAGGTGCGCGTCGCGCGCGACGAGCGCGAGCGACAGGAGTTCTGGAAGGCGCGCAAGGGCGCATTCGGCGCGATGGGGCGCCTCGCGCCCGACCTGTTCGTGCACGACGCGGTCGTGCCGCGCGCGAAGCTGCCCGAGATCCTCGAGCGGGTGTGCGAGATCGGCGACCGGCACGGCCTCACGCTCTCGAACGTCTTCCACGCGGGCGACGGCAACCTGCACCCGAACATCTCGTTCGACCGCCGCGACCCGGACGAGCTCGCGCGCGTCATCGCGGCCGGCGAGGAGATCCTCGCGCTGTGCGTCGCGGCGGGCGGCGTCATCACGGGCGAGCACGGCGTCGGCGTCGAGAAGCGCGACTACATGAAGCTCGTGTTCTCGGACGAGGACCTGCTGCCCATGCACCACCTGCGCGACGCGTTCGACCCCGAGCGCCGCTGCAACCCGGGCAAGCTCGTGCCGACGACGCGCTTCTGCGTCGAGGCGGACCCGAAGGCGCGCGGCTACGACGCGGTGCCGCTCTCGTGA
- a CDS encoding FAD-binding oxidoreductase, with product MTHAQAGGGPIARAIEEALGAGRVAACALDVLGARVEREVAPSDGAELATCLRALGAAGGRALVRGGGSRDGLGNRLGRVDVALSTRALAGVEEFDAQDGVVRVRAGTQLAVLAREVREQGWELPLDAPGPATVGGALAAAAFGPRRLGLGAPKHAVLGLDVVLGSGERTRCGGRVVKNVTGFDLAKLYVGSFGTLGVIEAAWLRLRPRPERVVAFAVDDAGGASAAAGLALECARRATARCAALVAAAPGEPRFALVAELAGPALAVEADLDWAASRGALRTLDPSEIDALGARADARLGDDGVRARIAMLPSAVGLALGELALAGAELVAHAGLGLVHAQWRFDAGPPGDVASRLAQVERVARTVRGHARLESLPLAAAAGRDVFGLAGRDPIALALARSLERRFDPHGVLDVGRAAGRP from the coding sequence GTGACGCACGCGCAGGCGGGCGGCGGGCCGATCGCGCGTGCGATCGAGGAAGCGCTCGGCGCGGGGCGCGTCGCGGCGTGCGCGCTCGACGTGCTGGGAGCGCGCGTCGAGCGCGAGGTCGCGCCGAGCGACGGCGCCGAGCTCGCGACGTGCCTGCGCGCGCTCGGCGCGGCAGGCGGACGCGCGCTCGTGCGCGGCGGCGGCTCGCGCGACGGGCTCGGCAACCGGCTCGGGCGCGTCGACGTCGCGCTCTCGACGCGCGCGCTCGCGGGCGTCGAGGAGTTCGACGCGCAGGACGGCGTCGTGCGCGTGCGCGCGGGAACGCAGCTCGCCGTGCTGGCGCGCGAGGTGCGCGAGCAGGGGTGGGAGCTGCCGCTCGACGCGCCGGGCCCGGCCACCGTGGGCGGCGCGCTCGCCGCCGCGGCCTTCGGGCCGCGCAGGCTCGGCCTCGGCGCGCCGAAGCACGCGGTGCTCGGGCTCGACGTCGTGCTCGGCTCCGGCGAGCGGACGCGCTGCGGCGGGCGCGTCGTCAAGAACGTCACGGGGTTCGACCTCGCGAAGCTCTACGTCGGCTCCTTCGGGACGCTCGGCGTGATCGAGGCGGCGTGGCTGCGCCTGCGGCCGCGACCGGAGCGCGTCGTCGCGTTCGCGGTCGACGACGCGGGCGGTGCGAGCGCGGCGGCGGGGCTCGCGCTCGAGTGCGCGCGCCGCGCGACGGCGCGCTGCGCGGCGCTCGTCGCGGCCGCGCCGGGCGAGCCGCGCTTCGCGCTCGTCGCCGAGCTCGCGGGGCCCGCGCTCGCGGTCGAGGCCGACCTCGACTGGGCCGCGTCGCGCGGCGCGCTCCGGACGCTCGACCCGTCCGAGATCGACGCGCTCGGCGCGCGCGCAGACGCGCGCCTCGGCGACGACGGCGTGCGCGCGCGCATCGCGATGCTCCCGTCCGCGGTCGGGCTCGCGCTCGGCGAGCTCGCCCTTGCGGGCGCCGAGCTCGTCGCCCACGCCGGCCTCGGGCTCGTGCACGCGCAGTGGCGCTTCGACGCCGGCCCGCCCGGCGACGTCGCCAGTCGGCTCGCGCAGGTCGAACGCGTCGCGCGCACCGTCCGCGGGCATGCGCGCCTCGAGTCGCTGCCGCTCGCCGCCGCGGCCGGGCGCGACGTGTTCGGGCTCGCGGGCCGCGACCCGATCGCGCTCGCCCTCGCGCGCTCGCTCGAGCGCCGGTTCGATCCGCACGGCGTCCTCGACGTCGGCCGCGCGGCGGGACGACCGTGA
- a CDS encoding metallopeptidase family protein produces MKNDKDRYWDCLDQAMEASHGGRTEEALAWLDEALKAHPGGAEAHNGRGELLWDEGRIDEALHEFERAVEADPKFSAAHLNRVELMIEEVGEFEHALELCDELLSGRSELPRPDRGFQAEVYYLKSKALFYLDDLEGAIFLVRRAIKTGTDQPVYRAFEGQILLELGRFDEARRVLDQAVAMDPDSPHAVYHLALVAERQGDAAAAQAGFERANALDPAHYPLPVEMEAAEFEEAVREALDNLPRSIREYTENVPVLIEDWPSDDLIARESLSPQILGLFQGVPRTAASVTDQPQDIDRVLVFKRNLEKVCLDREDLIDQIQITVRHEIGHYLGLDEDDMERLGLA; encoded by the coding sequence ATGAAGAACGACAAGGATCGCTACTGGGACTGCCTCGATCAGGCCATGGAGGCCTCGCACGGCGGTCGCACGGAAGAGGCGCTCGCCTGGCTCGACGAGGCGCTGAAGGCGCACCCGGGCGGGGCCGAGGCGCACAACGGGCGCGGCGAGCTGCTCTGGGACGAGGGCCGGATCGACGAGGCGCTCCACGAGTTCGAGCGCGCCGTCGAGGCCGACCCGAAGTTCTCCGCCGCGCACCTCAACCGCGTCGAGCTGATGATCGAGGAGGTCGGCGAGTTCGAGCACGCGCTCGAGCTGTGCGACGAGCTCCTCTCGGGGCGCTCCGAGCTGCCCCGCCCCGACCGCGGCTTCCAGGCCGAGGTCTACTACCTGAAGTCGAAGGCGCTCTTCTACCTCGACGACCTCGAGGGGGCGATCTTCCTCGTGCGCCGCGCCATCAAGACCGGCACCGACCAGCCCGTCTACCGCGCCTTCGAGGGGCAGATCCTGCTCGAGCTCGGCCGCTTCGACGAGGCGCGCCGCGTGCTCGACCAGGCCGTCGCCATGGACCCGGACTCGCCGCACGCCGTCTACCACCTCGCGCTCGTCGCCGAGCGCCAGGGCGATGCGGCGGCCGCGCAGGCCGGCTTCGAGCGCGCCAACGCGCTCGACCCCGCCCACTACCCGCTGCCCGTCGAGATGGAAGCCGCCGAGTTCGAGGAGGCCGTCCGCGAGGCCCTCGACAACCTGCCGCGCTCGATCCGCGAGTACACCGAGAACGTCCCCGTCCTCATCGAGGACTGGCCGAGCGACGACCTGATCGCGCGCGAGAGCCTCTCTCCGCAGATCCTCGGCCTCTTCCAGGGCGTCCCGCGCACGGCCGCGAGCGTCACCGACCAGCCCCAGGACATCGATCGCGTGCTGGTCTTCAAGCGCAACCTCGAGAAGGTCTGCCTCGACCGCGAGGATCTGATCGACCAGATCCAGATCACGGTCCGCCACGAGATCGGCCACTACCTCGGGCTCGATGAAGACGACATGGAGCGTCTCGGTCTCGCCTAG
- a CDS encoding alpha-isopropylmalate synthase regulatory domain-containing protein gives MSPARTRKADAARVAVMDTTLRDGEQTPDVAYSPGEKRQLAQLLLNDVGVDRIEIASTRVSEGEKEAARRVADWARKARALGRVEILGYTDGKASVDWIRDVGGSVMNLLTKGSERHCREQLRKTPEQHRRDIETTIAYAKRKRLAVNVYLEDWSSGVRASFDYVFAMVQSLRAAGVERIYLADTLGILSPDDVTRYVGLMTSTWPDSVFEFHAHNDYALACANCLAAVRAGARGVHTSVNGMGERAGNTRLAEVVAAVHDHTALRTGVNESRLVAISQMVATLSGKEVSANAPIVGRDVFTQTAGIHADGDAKGELYGSRLAPARFGRARRYALGKLSGKASVDHNLKALGIELTPENRDLVLQRVIDLGDRKHTVSQEDLPYIVADVLKSPAEQLVRIERYRVEVSTEGAPQATVAVRYHGRTEEARSEGDGGYDALMGALRKAVKPFGIAVPRLADYRVRIPPGGRTGALVETVISWRAADAGAGAGGEEATFSTIGVDSDQLAAAVIATEKMLNLVVARRARGSRAPRPRARPSAR, from the coding sequence ATGAGCCCCGCGCGCACGCGCAAGGCCGACGCCGCCCGCGTCGCCGTCATGGACACCACCCTTCGCGACGGCGAGCAGACGCCCGACGTCGCCTACTCCCCGGGCGAGAAGCGCCAGCTCGCCCAGCTGCTGCTGAACGACGTCGGCGTCGACCGCATCGAGATCGCGTCGACGCGCGTGTCGGAGGGCGAGAAGGAGGCGGCGCGCCGCGTCGCCGACTGGGCGCGCAAGGCGCGTGCGCTCGGCCGCGTCGAGATCCTCGGCTACACGGACGGCAAGGCCTCCGTCGACTGGATCCGCGACGTCGGCGGCAGCGTGATGAACCTGCTCACGAAGGGCTCCGAGCGCCACTGCCGCGAGCAGCTGCGCAAGACGCCCGAGCAGCACCGCCGCGACATCGAGACGACGATCGCCTACGCGAAGCGCAAGCGACTCGCCGTGAACGTCTACCTCGAGGACTGGTCGAGCGGCGTGCGCGCGAGCTTCGACTACGTGTTCGCGATGGTGCAGTCGCTGCGCGCGGCCGGCGTCGAGCGCATCTATCTCGCCGACACGCTCGGCATCCTCTCCCCCGACGACGTCACGCGCTACGTCGGCCTGATGACGTCGACCTGGCCGGACAGCGTCTTCGAGTTCCACGCACACAACGACTACGCGCTCGCGTGCGCGAACTGCCTCGCCGCGGTGCGCGCGGGCGCGCGCGGCGTGCACACGAGCGTGAACGGGATGGGCGAGCGCGCGGGCAACACGCGGCTCGCCGAGGTGGTCGCCGCCGTCCACGACCACACGGCGCTGCGCACCGGCGTGAACGAGTCGCGGCTCGTCGCGATCTCGCAGATGGTCGCGACGCTGAGCGGCAAGGAGGTCTCGGCCAACGCGCCGATCGTCGGTCGCGACGTGTTCACGCAGACGGCCGGCATCCACGCCGACGGCGACGCCAAGGGCGAGCTCTACGGCTCGCGTCTCGCGCCCGCGCGCTTCGGCCGCGCGCGCCGCTACGCGCTCGGCAAGCTCTCCGGGAAGGCGTCCGTCGACCACAACCTGAAGGCACTCGGCATCGAGCTCACGCCCGAGAACCGCGACCTCGTCCTGCAGCGCGTGATCGACCTCGGCGATCGCAAGCACACCGTGTCGCAGGAGGACCTCCCCTACATCGTCGCCGACGTGCTGAAGTCGCCGGCCGAGCAGCTCGTGCGGATCGAGCGCTATCGCGTCGAGGTGTCGACCGAGGGCGCACCGCAGGCGACGGTCGCGGTGCGCTACCACGGGCGCACGGAGGAGGCGCGCTCGGAGGGCGACGGCGGCTACGACGCGCTGATGGGCGCGCTGCGCAAGGCCGTGAAGCCGTTCGGCATCGCCGTGCCGCGCCTCGCCGACTACCGCGTGCGCATCCCGCCGGGCGGGCGGACGGGCGCGCTCGTGGAGACCGTCATCTCGTGGCGGGCGGCGGACGCGGGCGCCGGCGCGGGCGGCGAGGAAGCCACGTTCTCGACGATCGGCGTCGACTCCGACCAGCTCGCCGCCGCCGTGATCGCGACCGAGAAGATGCTGAACCTGGTCGTGGCGCGACGCGCCAGGGGATCGCGCGCGCCCCGCCCGAGGGCGCGGCCATCGGCACGCTAG
- a CDS encoding RNA pseudouridine synthase: MASSSEGGAPAAGREVRIGRELDGERVDRGLARALGISRAAVRRLLDDEALSLRAFAGAAAGAARALTLADKGRPLAAGDVVAVRGAAAPDEQRALAAPELALAVLARGPGWIAVDKPAGLPVHPLRPRERATALGFVASLRPEVHGVGERGLRSGVVHRLDVDTSGALLFATEQRTWERLRSAFARGDVEKRYRALVAGRVERAETQRFRVAVVRHRPALVRARPLLASAREPDDAPRAGTHVAVQRLEPIACFGDASLVEIRPKTGFLHQIRATLACLGHPVLGDATYGDAATAARAARQLLHAAYVRFEEVEAIAPDPADLAAAIERLQAGRGDGAR, from the coding sequence ATGGCGTCGTCGAGCGAAGGCGGAGCGCCGGCGGCGGGCCGCGAGGTCCGCATCGGCCGCGAGCTCGACGGCGAGCGCGTCGACCGCGGTCTCGCGCGCGCGCTCGGAATCTCGCGCGCGGCCGTGCGCCGGCTCCTCGACGACGAAGCGCTCTCGCTGCGCGCCTTCGCCGGTGCGGCCGCCGGTGCCGCGCGCGCACTGACGCTCGCCGACAAGGGCCGCCCGCTCGCCGCCGGCGACGTCGTCGCCGTGCGCGGCGCGGCGGCCCCCGACGAGCAGCGCGCCCTCGCGGCGCCCGAGCTCGCGCTCGCGGTGCTCGCGCGCGGCCCGGGCTGGATCGCGGTGGACAAGCCGGCCGGCCTGCCCGTGCATCCGCTGCGTCCGCGCGAGCGCGCGACGGCGCTCGGCTTCGTCGCCTCGCTGCGGCCCGAGGTGCACGGCGTCGGCGAGCGCGGCCTGCGCAGCGGCGTCGTCCACCGGCTCGACGTCGACACGTCGGGCGCGCTGCTCTTCGCGACCGAGCAGCGCACGTGGGAGCGGTTGCGCAGCGCGTTCGCGCGCGGCGACGTCGAGAAGCGCTACCGCGCGCTCGTCGCGGGCCGCGTCGAGCGCGCGGAGACGCAGCGCTTCCGCGTCGCGGTCGTGCGGCATCGGCCGGCGCTCGTGCGCGCGCGCCCGCTGCTCGCCTCCGCGCGCGAGCCCGACGACGCGCCGCGCGCGGGGACGCACGTCGCCGTGCAACGTCTCGAGCCGATCGCGTGCTTCGGCGACGCGTCGCTCGTCGAGATCCGCCCGAAGACGGGCTTCCTCCACCAGATCCGCGCGACGCTCGCGTGTCTCGGCCACCCGGTGCTCGGCGACGCCACGTACGGCGACGCGGCGACCGCCGCGCGCGCGGCGCGGCAGCTCCTGCACGCGGCGTACGTGCGCTTCGAGGAGGTCGAGGCGATCGCGCCGGACCCGGCCGACCTCGCCGCCGCGATCGAGCGGCTGCAGGCGGGCCGCGGCGACGGAGCTCGTTAG
- a CDS encoding ankyrin repeat domain-containing protein encodes MANARRPLRALAMRALRATALVLCAAMLVGATTAERLAEAELAVRSREPARAVAIWKPLAERGNAEAQYRLGVALRTGAGIDVDYERAAHWLERASKAGHVDATFALAAMVQKGRGVKADRSRALALYEQAAQRGHVGAKRKLAAIAGASSMAAATGAGEAAAHADDPDVLLARALDAPDVALLRDALARGADANAHDAGGRTPLHDAAALGGNAAARRAGADAIDVLLRYHARIDAADDRGVTPLMVAAESGHLEAVRALAKAKAKLDTADRLGFTALMLAAREGHAASTRELLARGARAATALPDRRNALDLALAGDHADVAALLRARGVRSLREQSEAARHSEWLAETVRDAAGDASGPPLVVAAARGQDEVVAELLAASTSRATDLAARDAEGHTALTRAALAGHAAVVRRLLAAGAPAESETSDGVRALAWAARGGHVEAASALLDAGASPSIVDRSGRSALSHAAEQGSRAVVERLLDAGARIDAEPLPKTPLVAAARAGNRDALAVLLARDRDGARRAAALCAALASGHGEATDALLAARAPARARCDDERTPLEIAVSGGSAKTVAALLADGAEAGAVTAGGTPLVHLAAQRGDVVVLRALLDAGADPDARDERRDTALLVAAREGRTETVRVLLRRGARRGARNDAGERAIDAARRRGDTALVELLEKGSGGFRALFGD; translated from the coding sequence ATGGCGAACGCTAGGCGCCCCCTGCGCGCCCTCGCGATGCGCGCCCTGCGCGCGACCGCGCTCGTCCTCTGCGCCGCGATGCTCGTCGGCGCGACGACCGCCGAACGCCTCGCCGAGGCCGAGCTCGCCGTGCGGTCGCGCGAGCCCGCGCGCGCGGTCGCGATCTGGAAGCCGCTCGCCGAGCGCGGGAACGCCGAGGCCCAGTACCGCCTCGGCGTCGCGCTTCGCACCGGCGCGGGCATCGACGTCGACTACGAGCGCGCCGCGCACTGGCTCGAGCGCGCCTCGAAGGCGGGCCACGTCGACGCGACCTTCGCGCTCGCCGCGATGGTGCAGAAGGGGCGCGGTGTGAAGGCCGACCGCTCGCGCGCGCTCGCCCTCTACGAGCAGGCCGCGCAGCGCGGCCACGTCGGTGCGAAGCGCAAGCTCGCGGCGATCGCGGGTGCGTCGTCGATGGCCGCCGCGACGGGCGCGGGCGAGGCCGCCGCGCACGCCGACGACCCGGACGTCCTGCTCGCGCGCGCGCTCGACGCGCCCGACGTCGCGCTGCTGCGCGACGCGCTCGCGCGCGGTGCCGACGCGAACGCGCACGACGCCGGCGGCCGCACGCCGCTGCACGACGCCGCGGCGCTCGGCGGCAACGCCGCGGCGCGCCGCGCGGGCGCCGACGCGATCGACGTGCTGCTGCGCTACCACGCGCGCATCGACGCCGCGGACGACCGCGGCGTCACACCGCTCATGGTCGCCGCGGAGTCGGGCCACCTCGAGGCCGTGCGCGCGCTCGCGAAGGCGAAGGCGAAGCTCGACACGGCCGACCGCCTCGGCTTCACGGCGCTCATGCTCGCGGCGCGCGAAGGGCACGCGGCGTCGACGCGCGAGCTGCTCGCGCGCGGCGCCCGCGCGGCGACCGCGCTCCCCGATCGACGCAACGCGCTCGACCTCGCCCTCGCCGGCGACCACGCGGACGTCGCGGCCCTGCTGCGCGCGCGCGGCGTGCGCAGCCTGCGCGAGCAGAGCGAGGCCGCGCGCCACTCCGAATGGCTCGCGGAGACCGTGCGCGATGCCGCCGGCGACGCATCCGGCCCCCCGCTCGTCGTCGCCGCGGCGCGCGGCCAGGACGAGGTCGTCGCCGAGCTCCTCGCGGCGTCGACCTCCCGTGCAACGGACCTCGCGGCGCGCGACGCAGAGGGCCACACGGCACTCACGCGCGCGGCGCTCGCCGGCCACGCCGCTGTCGTGCGGCGCCTGCTCGCTGCGGGCGCGCCCGCCGAGTCGGAGACGAGCGACGGCGTGCGCGCGCTCGCCTGGGCCGCGCGCGGCGGCCACGTCGAGGCCGCGAGCGCGCTGCTCGACGCGGGCGCGAGCCCGAGCATCGTCGATCGGAGCGGGCGCAGCGCGCTGTCGCACGCGGCCGAGCAGGGCTCGCGCGCGGTCGTCGAACGCCTCCTCGACGCGGGTGCGCGCATCGACGCCGAGCCCCTCCCGAAGACGCCGCTCGTCGCCGCCGCGCGCGCGGGGAACCGCGACGCGCTCGCCGTCCTGCTCGCGCGCGACCGCGACGGCGCGCGCCGCGCCGCCGCGCTCTGCGCGGCGCTCGCCTCGGGACACGGCGAAGCGACCGACGCGCTGCTGGCAGCGCGCGCGCCGGCGCGCGCGCGCTGCGACGACGAGCGCACGCCGCTCGAGATCGCCGTGTCCGGCGGAAGCGCGAAGACCGTCGCGGCGCTGCTCGCGGACGGCGCCGAAGCAGGTGCCGTGACGGCGGGCGGCACGCCGCTCGTCCACCTCGCCGCGCAGCGCGGCGACGTCGTCGTGCTGCGCGCGCTGCTCGACGCCGGCGCCGACCCCGACGCGCGCGACGAGCGGCGCGACACGGCGCTGCTCGTCGCCGCGCGCGAGGGGCGCACCGAGACCGTCCGCGTCCTGCTCCGGCGCGGTGCGCGGCGCGGCGCGCGCAACGACGCCGGCGAGCGCGCGATCGACGCCGCGCGGCGGCGCGGCGACACCGCGCTCGTCGAGCTGCTCGAGAAGGGCAGCGGCGGGTTCCGCGCGCTGTTCGGAGACTGA
- a CDS encoding (Fe-S)-binding protein — MSARAPHGAKPPPQTESAASAPAGPLPPDLAQAIYAKTLDCVHCGLCLTACPTYLATGRETSSPRGRVYLMRGAVEGRVPLAGLLEEEAFLCLGCRACETACPAGVEYGALLEQTRAALVREGAHAGLGSRVERALLRHVVARPRVLRAAVSLAGAAQRARLDRLASALLPASVGQRLALAPRVPAARARAPLPAHTPAVGERRGRVALFTGCIMGELFGEVHRATIRVLAHNGFDVVVPRAQRCCGALHAHAGDLDTARGLARANAEAFVGESGELDALIVNSAGCGAAMREAEHWIGAEGARYASRVRDVCEWLDEVGLRAPTAHLDGTCCYDAPCHLVHAQRVDAAPIRLLARVPGLVLLEHEGRDACCGAAGVYNLTHPGMSRQVLAPKLDALERADPDWIATGNPGCAMQIAAGARERGLRARVVHPVELLDAAYAAAAAGQGEAARGSGPAA; from the coding sequence GTGAGCGCGCGCGCGCCGCACGGCGCGAAGCCGCCGCCCCAGACGGAGAGCGCGGCGTCCGCACCCGCCGGCCCGCTGCCGCCCGACCTCGCGCAGGCGATCTATGCGAAGACGCTCGACTGCGTGCACTGCGGGCTGTGCCTGACCGCGTGTCCGACCTACCTCGCGACGGGTCGCGAGACGTCGTCGCCGCGCGGTCGCGTGTACCTGATGCGCGGCGCGGTCGAGGGGCGCGTGCCGCTCGCGGGGCTGCTCGAGGAGGAGGCGTTCCTGTGCCTCGGGTGCCGCGCGTGCGAGACGGCGTGCCCGGCCGGCGTCGAGTACGGCGCGCTGCTCGAGCAGACGCGCGCGGCGCTCGTGCGCGAAGGCGCGCACGCGGGCCTCGGCTCGCGCGTCGAGCGCGCGCTGCTGCGCCACGTCGTCGCGCGGCCGCGCGTGCTGCGCGCCGCGGTGTCGCTCGCGGGCGCCGCGCAGCGCGCGCGCCTCGACCGGCTCGCGTCCGCGCTCCTGCCCGCGTCGGTCGGGCAGCGCCTCGCGCTCGCGCCGCGCGTGCCGGCGGCGCGCGCCCGCGCGCCGCTGCCGGCGCACACGCCCGCCGTCGGCGAGCGACGCGGACGCGTCGCGCTCTTCACGGGCTGCATCATGGGCGAGCTGTTCGGCGAGGTGCATCGCGCGACGATCCGCGTGCTCGCGCACAACGGGTTCGACGTCGTCGTTCCGCGCGCGCAGCGCTGCTGCGGCGCGCTGCACGCGCACGCGGGCGACCTCGACACGGCGCGCGGCCTCGCGCGCGCGAACGCCGAGGCGTTCGTGGGCGAGAGCGGCGAGCTCGACGCGCTGATCGTGAACTCGGCGGGCTGCGGAGCGGCGATGCGCGAGGCCGAGCACTGGATCGGCGCGGAGGGCGCTCGTTATGCGAGCCGCGTGCGCGACGTGTGCGAGTGGCTCGACGAGGTCGGGCTGCGCGCGCCGACCGCGCACCTCGACGGCACCTGCTGCTACGACGCGCCGTGCCACCTCGTCCACGCGCAGCGCGTCGACGCGGCGCCGATCCGGCTCCTGGCGCGGGTGCCCGGGCTCGTGCTCCTCGAGCACGAGGGCCGGGACGCCTGCTGCGGCGCCGCGGGCGTCTACAACCTGACCCACCCCGGGATGTCGCGGCAGGTGCTCGCGCCGAAGCTCGACGCGCTCGAGCGCGCCGACCCGGACTGGATCGCCACGGGCAACCCGGGCTGCGCGATGCAGATCGCGGCGGGCGCGCGCGAGCGCGGCCTGCGCGCCCGCGTCGTGCACCCGGTCGAGCTGCTCGACGCGGCCTACGCGGCCGCCGCCGCCGGGCAGGGCGAAGCGGCCCGCGGCAGCGGACCGGCGGCGTGA